Proteins encoded by one window of Blautia argi:
- the ilvB gene encoding biosynthetic-type acetolactate synthase large subunit, which translates to MELTGAQIVIECLKEQGVDTVFGYPGGTILNIYDELYKHQEEIHHVLTSHEQGAAHAADGYARSTGKVGVCLATSGPGATNLVTGIATAHMDSIPIVAITCNVGLPLLGKDSFQEVDIAGVVMPITKHSFIVKDVTKLAKTIRRAFVIAKSGRPGPVLVDITKDVTANKTEFTPYVPKPVKPYTEEIEQKSLEKAAQMIQEAKRPFIFVGGGAVAANAWEEVRELAHKIQSPVTDSLMGKGVFSGTDPYYTGMLGMHGTKASNLGVTKCDLLIAIGSRFSDRVIGNARNFARNARILHIDVDAAEINKNVLVDCSIIGDAKEVLKKLNQMIPETEHREWMETIEELKAKYPLAYHQEGLTGPAIIEELYRQTDGEAIIVTEVGQHQMWAAQYYKYTMPRTFLSSGGLGTMGYGLGAAIGAKMGNPDKVVINVAGDGCFRMNMNEIATATRNNLPLIQVVVNNQVLGMVRQWQTLFYESRYSNTVLRDKVDFVKLAEAMGAVGIRVTKKEDLPGAIQEAIRLNTTVVLDCIIDSDDKVFPMVPAGANIEDAFDEADLAKKQK; encoded by the coding sequence ATGGAACTGACAGGCGCGCAGATTGTTATTGAATGTCTGAAAGAACAGGGTGTTGATACAGTGTTCGGTTATCCGGGCGGTACAATACTGAATATATATGATGAGTTATACAAGCATCAGGAGGAAATTCACCATGTGCTGACTTCCCATGAACAGGGAGCAGCCCATGCAGCAGACGGCTATGCCCGTTCTACGGGAAAGGTAGGAGTCTGTCTGGCAACCAGCGGTCCGGGGGCAACAAACCTGGTCACAGGAATCGCTACAGCTCATATGGATTCCATTCCCATTGTGGCAATTACCTGTAACGTGGGTCTGCCTCTTCTTGGAAAGGACAGCTTCCAGGAGGTGGATATTGCGGGCGTGGTGATGCCCATTACAAAGCACAGTTTTATTGTGAAAGATGTGACAAAATTGGCGAAAACCATTCGCCGTGCTTTTGTGATTGCCAAAAGCGGCAGACCGGGGCCTGTGCTTGTGGATATTACAAAGGACGTAACTGCCAATAAGACAGAGTTTACGCCCTATGTGCCAAAGCCTGTAAAACCATATACAGAGGAAATTGAGCAGAAAAGTCTGGAAAAGGCGGCGCAGATGATTCAGGAAGCCAAACGTCCTTTTATCTTTGTAGGTGGCGGCGCTGTGGCAGCCAATGCCTGGGAAGAGGTGCGGGAACTGGCACATAAGATTCAGAGTCCGGTGACGGATTCCCTTATGGGAAAAGGTGTATTTTCCGGCACAGACCCTTACTATACAGGTATGTTGGGTATGCACGGAACAAAGGCCTCTAATCTTGGGGTGACAAAGTGCGACCTTTTGATTGCCATTGGATCCAGATTTTCTGACCGTGTCATTGGAAATGCCAGAAATTTTGCAAGAAATGCAAGGATTCTTCATATAGATGTAGATGCAGCAGAGATTAATAAAAATGTGCTGGTGGACTGTAGTATAATCGGGGATGCTAAAGAAGTGTTAAAGAAGCTGAATCAGATGATACCAGAAACAGAACACAGGGAATGGATGGAAACCATAGAAGAACTGAAAGCCAAATATCCGCTGGCGTACCATCAGGAAGGGCTTACAGGACCTGCTATTATTGAAGAACTGTACAGACAGACGGACGGAGAGGCGATTATTGTAACAGAGGTAGGACAGCATCAGATGTGGGCGGCTCAGTATTATAAATATACTATGCCCCGTACCTTTTTGTCCTCTGGTGGTCTTGGAACCATGGGATATGGACTTGGGGCTGCCATTGGGGCAAAAATGGGAAATCCTGACAAGGTAGTTATCAATGTGGCAGGGGATGGCTGTTTCCGCATGAATATGAATGAGATTGCCACAGCTACCAGAAACAATCTGCCTCTGATTCAGGTGGTGGTAAATAATCAGGTGCTGGGAATGGTTCGGCAGTGGCAGACTTTGTTCTACGAAAGCAGGTATTCTAATACAGTGTTAAGAGATAAGGTGGATTTCGTAAAGCTGGCAGAGGCCATGGGCGCTGTGGGAATTCGGGTTACAAAAAAGGAAGACTTGCCGGGAGCCATTCAGGAGGCCATTCGTTTAAATACCACAGTGGTTCTGGACTGTATCATTGACAGCGACGATAAGGTATTCCCAATGGTTCCGGCAGGAGCCAATATTGAGGACGCCTTTGACGAGGCAGATTTGGCAAAAAAGCAAAAATAA
- the serC gene encoding 3-phosphoserine/phosphohydroxythreonine transaminase has protein sequence MSRVYNFSAGPAVLPEEVLKEAAEEMLDYRGCGMSVMEMSHRSGMFETIINEAEEDLRDLLQIPENYKVLFLQGGASQQFAMIPMNLMKNREADYIVTGQWAKKAWQEAQKYGKANKIASSEDKTFSYIPDCSDLDISPNADYVYICENNTIYGTKFRELPNTKGKTLVADVSSCFLSEPVDVSKYGVLYGGVQKNIGPAGMVISIIREDLITGDVLEGTPTMLNFKTHADAGSLYNTPNSYCIYMCGKVFKWLKNMGGLSVMKERNEKKAALLYDFLDKSHLFKGTVVPKDRSLMNVPFVTGNPELDAKFVKEAKEAGLENLKGHRSVGGMRASIYNAMPVEGVEALVAFMKKFEKENV, from the coding sequence ATGAGCAGAGTTTACAATTTTTCAGCAGGTCCGGCAGTGCTGCCGGAGGAAGTGTTAAAAGAAGCAGCAGAAGAAATGTTAGATTACAGAGGCTGTGGAATGTCCGTTATGGAGATGAGTCACCGATCCGGTATGTTCGAAACAATTATAAACGAGGCAGAGGAGGATTTGCGGGATTTGCTGCAGATACCTGAAAACTATAAGGTGCTTTTTCTTCAGGGCGGCGCCAGTCAGCAGTTTGCCATGATTCCTATGAATCTGATGAAAAACCGGGAGGCAGACTATATTGTTACTGGGCAGTGGGCAAAAAAAGCATGGCAGGAAGCACAGAAATATGGAAAAGCAAATAAGATAGCCTCTTCTGAGGATAAGACCTTTTCCTATATACCGGATTGCTCAGATTTGGATATCAGTCCAAATGCGGATTATGTATATATTTGCGAAAATAATACGATTTACGGAACGAAATTCAGGGAACTGCCAAACACCAAGGGAAAGACTCTGGTGGCAGACGTATCCTCCTGTTTTCTGTCTGAACCTGTGGATGTAAGCAAATACGGAGTCCTTTACGGCGGTGTGCAGAAAAACATCGGACCTGCAGGTATGGTAATTTCCATTATCCGGGAGGATTTGATTACCGGTGACGTGCTGGAGGGAACACCTACCATGCTGAATTTTAAAACCCATGCAGACGCCGGTTCACTTTATAACACTCCGAACAGCTACTGTATTTATATGTGCGGCAAGGTGTTTAAGTGGCTGAAGAACATGGGCGGTTTGTCTGTGATGAAGGAAAGAAATGAGAAAAAGGCAGCCCTTTTATATGATTTTCTTGACAAAAGCCATTTGTTTAAAGGCACGGTTGTGCCAAAAGACCGTTCTCTTATGAATGTGCCTTTTGTCACCGGAAATCCGGAACTGGACGCTAAATTTGTGAAAGAGGCAAAAGAAGCAGGACTTGAAAATCTGAAGGGACACAGAAGTGTAGGCGGTATGAGAGCCAGCATTTACAATGCCATGCCGGTAGAGGGCGTGGAGGCGCTGGTGGCATTTATGAAGAAATTTGAGAAGGAGAATGTCTGA
- a CDS encoding phosphoglycerate dehydrogenase, whose protein sequence is MYGYYCLNPISQVGLKEFSKKYEQAELAEKADAILVRSADMHQTELAPGVAAVARAGAGVNNIPLEQLAKKGVVVFNTPGANANGVKEMVLAGMLLASRDIVGGIEWLKSQEPAEDLAKKAEKEKKKFAGCEISGKKLGIIGLGAIGVKVANAAVHLGMEVYGYDPFISVDAAWNLSRSIHHINDIAEIYRDCDYITIHVPLLKTTKKMIGKEEISHMKDGVVLLNFARDLLVDEEALCEALETGKVKKYVTDFANPVVAKAPNTLVTPHLGASTEESEDNCAVMAVKQIMDYLENGNIKNSVNYPDCDAGKCVDAGRITINHKNVPNMISQFTKTLGDAGVNIANMTNKSKGDYAYTMLDVTSPIDSQVAEALRNIEHVYRVRVVK, encoded by the coding sequence ATGTATGGTTATTATTGTCTGAATCCTATTTCTCAGGTGGGATTGAAAGAGTTTTCAAAGAAATATGAACAAGCGGAGCTGGCGGAGAAAGCAGATGCCATACTGGTAAGAAGCGCAGATATGCATCAGACAGAGCTGGCGCCGGGGGTAGCAGCAGTGGCAAGAGCCGGAGCCGGGGTAAATAACATTCCCCTGGAACAACTGGCGAAAAAAGGTGTAGTGGTGTTTAATACGCCGGGTGCCAATGCCAATGGCGTAAAGGAAATGGTGCTGGCTGGTATGCTGCTTGCTTCCAGAGATATTGTGGGAGGCATTGAATGGCTGAAGAGCCAGGAGCCGGCAGAGGATCTTGCGAAAAAGGCAGAAAAGGAAAAGAAAAAATTTGCAGGCTGTGAAATCAGCGGTAAAAAGCTGGGAATTATCGGTCTTGGAGCCATTGGGGTTAAGGTAGCAAATGCTGCTGTGCATCTGGGTATGGAAGTTTATGGATATGATCCCTTTATTTCCGTAGATGCTGCATGGAATCTCTCCAGAAGCATTCATCATATCAATGATATTGCAGAAATTTATCGGGACTGTGATTATATTACGATTCACGTGCCGCTTCTGAAAACTACGAAAAAGATGATTGGAAAAGAAGAAATCTCTCACATGAAGGACGGCGTGGTGCTTTTAAACTTTGCCAGAGATTTGCTGGTAGATGAGGAAGCTCTGTGTGAAGCCCTGGAAACAGGCAAGGTGAAGAAGTATGTGACAGATTTTGCCAATCCCGTAGTAGCAAAAGCGCCGAATACACTGGTAACGCCCCATCTGGGAGCATCTACAGAGGAATCTGAAGATAACTGTGCTGTTATGGCAGTAAAGCAGATTATGGATTATCTGGAGAATGGAAACATTAAAAATTCTGTGAATTATCCGGATTGTGATGCAGGCAAATGTGTGGACGCAGGCAGAATTACCATTAACCATAAAAATGTGCCCAATATGATTTCTCAGTTTACCAAAACGCTGGGTGATGCAGGGGTGAACATTGCAAACATGACCAACAAAAGTAAGGGAGATTATGCCTATACCATGCTGGACGTAACCTCTCCTATTGACAGCCAGGTGGCAGAGGCGTTAAGAAATATTGAGCATGTTTACAGAGTCCGGGTTGTAAAATAA
- a CDS encoding ABC transporter substrate-binding protein: MKRKAAALFLAVTMAVVSIAGCGSREEAKKGQKEVIQEEQETAEKAKSESEENSEPVDMNITALKGPTAMGMVQFMDQAEQGALTDENYHFSISASADEVTPKLVQGKTDVAAVPANLASVLYNKTNGQVQVLAVNTLGVLYLVENGNSVQSAADLKGKTIYASGKGSTPEYALDYILRQNNIDPEKDVTIEWKSEHSECVAAILTGENSIAMLPQPFVTTVQTKNPSIRIALDLTEEWEKVQEKEEKKSSMITGVVVARTDFVKENPEAVEHFLEHYEDSVEYVNGNTEEAAQLVGKYDIVPPQIAQKALPECNIVYIDGEDMKEQLSGYLEVLKNQNPQAVGGVVPQDDFYYTE, from the coding sequence ATGAAGAGGAAAGCAGCAGCGCTGTTTCTGGCAGTGACTATGGCAGTTGTATCTATAGCCGGATGTGGTAGCAGGGAAGAGGCAAAGAAAGGGCAAAAAGAGGTTATTCAGGAAGAACAGGAAACAGCTGAGAAAGCAAAAAGCGAATCTGAGGAGAATTCAGAGCCTGTAGATATGAATATTACAGCTTTAAAGGGCCCAACTGCTATGGGTATGGTGCAGTTCATGGATCAGGCAGAGCAGGGTGCACTCACAGATGAAAACTATCATTTTTCCATTTCTGCCTCTGCCGATGAGGTGACGCCAAAGCTGGTGCAGGGAAAAACAGACGTTGCAGCAGTTCCGGCAAATTTGGCCTCTGTGCTGTACAATAAAACCAATGGTCAGGTACAGGTTCTGGCAGTTAATACGCTAGGCGTGTTGTATCTGGTGGAAAACGGGAACAGTGTACAGTCAGCGGCAGACTTAAAGGGAAAAACTATTTATGCCAGCGGCAAAGGTTCTACCCCGGAATATGCGCTGGATTATATTCTTCGGCAAAACAACATTGACCCGGAAAAAGATGTGACTATTGAATGGAAGAGTGAACATTCAGAATGTGTAGCAGCAATTCTGACAGGGGAAAATAGTATTGCCATGTTGCCGCAGCCTTTTGTTACCACAGTTCAGACAAAAAATCCATCTATTCGTATAGCTCTGGATTTGACAGAGGAGTGGGAAAAGGTACAGGAAAAGGAAGAGAAAAAAAGCAGTATGATTACCGGTGTAGTGGTAGCTCGTACAGATTTTGTAAAGGAAAATCCTGAGGCGGTGGAGCATTTTTTGGAGCATTATGAGGACTCAGTAGAGTATGTAAACGGAAATACAGAGGAGGCAGCTCAGTTGGTAGGAAAGTATGACATTGTACCACCGCAGATTGCACAAAAAGCGCTGCCGGAATGTAACATTGTATACATAGATGGAGAAGATATGAAAGAACAACTTTCCGGTTATCTGGAGGTGCTGAAAAATCAGAATCCACAGGCAGTAGGAGGCGTAGTGCCGCAAGATGATTTCTATTACACAGAATAA
- a CDS encoding ABC transporter permease → MKSIPVASFVILALIWIPSENLSVFISFFMVFPVVYTNVQQGMERVDQNLLEMAQVFQVTGIRRIRYIYLSQVLPFFRSGCSVALGLCWKAGVAAEVIGIPKGSIGEHLYQSKVYLETPDLFAWTVVIIVISLFFEKIFLSVIDWVVKRLER, encoded by the coding sequence ATGAAATCCATTCCGGTAGCGTCTTTTGTCATTTTGGCGCTTATTTGGATACCTTCTGAGAATCTGTCCGTTTTTATTTCCTTTTTTATGGTGTTTCCTGTGGTTTATACCAATGTACAACAAGGTATGGAGCGTGTGGACCAAAATCTACTGGAAATGGCACAGGTGTTTCAGGTGACAGGAATCAGAAGGATTCGGTATATTTATTTATCTCAGGTGCTGCCTTTTTTCCGCTCCGGCTGTTCTGTGGCATTGGGACTTTGCTGGAAGGCAGGGGTGGCGGCAGAAGTTATCGGAATACCAAAAGGTTCTATTGGAGAGCATTTGTACCAGTCAAAAGTGTATTTGGAAACTCCAGATTTATTTGCCTGGACAGTAGTGATTATTGTTATCAGCCTGTTTTTTGAAAAAATCTTTTTAAGTGTCATAGATTGGGTTGTGAAGAGGCTGGAGAGGTGA
- a CDS encoding ATP-binding cassette domain-containing protein: MGIQIRNLCKTYNGQKVLDHFCAEIPEGVTTCIMAPSGKGKTTLFRILLGLEEADSGVIKGLENRQLRAVFQEDRLCENLTAEANIRLVQKGKKGKSQEFLQQVEEGLLAVGLKDCGKRQVKELSGGMKRRVALLRAIYADWDVLLLDEPFKGLDRETRECVLAFVQERFREKTVLCITHEREEAEALGAKIIAL, from the coding sequence ATGGGAATTCAAATAAGAAATTTATGCAAGACATACAACGGACAGAAGGTGCTGGATCACTTTTGCGCAGAAATTCCGGAAGGGGTGACAACCTGTATTATGGCTCCTTCGGGAAAAGGAAAAACCACGCTTTTCAGAATCCTTCTGGGCTTGGAAGAAGCAGACAGCGGAGTAATAAAAGGACTTGAAAACCGTCAGCTTCGGGCTGTTTTTCAAGAGGATAGGTTGTGCGAAAATCTCACTGCAGAAGCCAATATCCGTCTTGTTCAGAAGGGAAAAAAGGGTAAAAGTCAGGAGTTTTTACAACAGGTAGAAGAAGGACTTTTGGCAGTGGGACTTAAGGACTGTGGGAAGCGTCAGGTAAAGGAGCTGTCTGGAGGTATGAAGCGGCGGGTGGCACTTTTGAGAGCCATATATGCAGACTGGGACGTGCTGCTTTTAGATGAACCCTTTAAGGGATTGGACAGGGAAACCAGGGAGTGTGTGCTGGCCTTTGTGCAGGAAAGATTCAGGGAAAAGACTGTGCTTTGCATTACCCACGAAAGAGAAGAAGCAGAAGCCCTTGGGGCAAAAATTATAGCATTGTGA
- a CDS encoding [FeFe] hydrogenase, group A, producing the protein MGFMTIDGRKVEFTDEKNVLSVIRNAGIDLPTLCYHSELSVFGACRLCTVEDDRGRTFASCSEEPRDGMVIYTNSGKIKKYRKMIVELLLSAHCRDCTTCVKSGECVLQDLAHRMNITSVRFQNTREERPLDTSSPALVRDPNKCILCGDCVRACSELQGLGVLGFAHRGTDAMVMPAFDKPLSATDCVSCGQCRVFCPTGAISIKTHMDEVWDAIADPNTRVVAQVAPAVRVAVGDAFGLTKGHSVMGKLVAVLHRMGFDEVYDTAFAADLTIMEESKEFLDRVEKGEKLPLFTSCCPAWVKYLCDQYPEYKDNLSTCRSPQGMFSAVMKEYYRDPEKNQGKKTFVVSIMPCTAKKMEILRPNSFTKGEQDTDVVITTTELIRMIRNSGIEFSTLATEACDMPFGFGSGAGVIFGVTGGVTEAMLRRFADRHDKATMDSVAEAGARGEAGIKEFTVTYKGTPLNVCVVSGLANAHTVMENIKRGKKQYHIVEVMACRRGCIMGGGQPPRAGNRTKTARTEGLYQADSVTSIRKADENPLIVSLYDGLLKGKVHELLHVDEY; encoded by the coding sequence ATGGGATTTATGACAATAGACGGCAGAAAGGTAGAATTTACCGATGAAAAAAATGTCCTTTCTGTTATCCGCAATGCTGGTATTGATTTGCCAACACTTTGCTACCATTCGGAATTATCTGTTTTCGGTGCCTGTCGTTTGTGTACCGTGGAAGATGACCGGGGCCGCACTTTTGCCTCCTGCTCTGAGGAACCAAGGGACGGCATGGTGATTTACACCAATTCCGGGAAAATTAAAAAATACCGAAAAATGATTGTAGAGCTTCTGCTCTCTGCTCACTGCCGCGACTGTACCACCTGCGTGAAGAGCGGCGAATGTGTACTGCAGGATTTAGCGCACCGCATGAATATTACTTCTGTGCGCTTCCAGAACACCAGAGAAGAAAGACCTCTGGATACCAGTTCTCCTGCTCTTGTCCGCGACCCGAACAAATGCATTCTCTGTGGCGATTGTGTCCGCGCCTGCAGTGAGCTTCAGGGGCTTGGTGTACTGGGCTTTGCTCACAGAGGTACTGACGCTATGGTTATGCCTGCCTTTGACAAGCCTTTATCTGCTACAGACTGCGTAAGCTGCGGTCAGTGCCGTGTCTTCTGCCCAACAGGCGCAATCAGCATCAAAACTCATATGGACGAGGTATGGGACGCCATTGCAGACCCAAATACCCGCGTTGTAGCACAAGTAGCTCCTGCTGTCCGGGTTGCAGTAGGCGATGCCTTTGGTCTGACAAAGGGACACAGCGTAATGGGCAAATTAGTTGCCGTTCTGCATCGCATGGGCTTTGATGAGGTATATGATACCGCCTTTGCCGCAGACCTTACCATTATGGAAGAATCCAAAGAATTTTTAGACCGGGTAGAAAAAGGCGAAAAGCTGCCGCTCTTTACCTCTTGCTGTCCTGCATGGGTAAAATATCTCTGCGACCAGTATCCTGAATATAAAGATAATCTTTCTACCTGCCGTTCTCCTCAGGGTATGTTCTCTGCTGTTATGAAGGAATATTACCGTGACCCGGAGAAAAACCAGGGTAAAAAAACTTTTGTGGTATCTATTATGCCATGTACGGCAAAGAAAATGGAAATTCTCCGCCCCAACAGCTTTACCAAAGGAGAACAGGATACGGACGTGGTTATCACCACCACAGAGCTTATCCGTATGATTCGTAACTCCGGTATTGAATTTTCCACTCTGGCTACAGAGGCCTGTGACATGCCCTTTGGCTTTGGTTCAGGTGCCGGCGTTATCTTTGGCGTAACCGGCGGTGTAACAGAGGCTATGCTGCGCCGCTTTGCAGACCGCCATGACAAGGCAACCATGGACAGTGTTGCAGAAGCCGGCGCAAGAGGCGAGGCGGGCATTAAAGAATTTACTGTTACTTATAAGGGGACTCCATTAAACGTCTGTGTTGTCAGTGGACTTGCCAATGCACATACGGTTATGGAAAATATCAAGAGAGGAAAAAAACAATACCACATTGTAGAAGTTATGGCATGCCGCAGAGGCTGCATCATGGGAGGAGGACAGCCGCCAAGAGCAGGCAACCGTACCAAGACAGCCAGAACAGAAGGACTTTACCAGGCAGACAGTGTAACCAGTATCCGGAAGGCTGATGAAAATCCATTGATTGTATCTCTTTATGACGGACTTCTGAAGGGAAAAGTACATGAGCTGCTGCATGTAGATGAATATTAA
- a CDS encoding complex I 24 kDa subunit family protein, whose protein sequence is MLDQSYYEKTDEIIEFYGRKASSLIPIMQDIQAEYRYLPGELLTYVAKEIGVREAKAYSVATFYENFSFEPKGKYIIKVCDGTACHVRKSIPILEALQKELGLSKKKHTTDDMLFTVETVSCLGACGLAPTMTVNNEVYPSMTPEKALELIAKLRGDNV, encoded by the coding sequence ATGCTCGACCAAAGCTACTATGAAAAAACTGACGAGATCATTGAATTCTATGGCCGAAAAGCAAGTTCTTTAATTCCCATTATGCAGGATATCCAGGCAGAATACCGTTATCTTCCCGGTGAATTACTGACTTATGTGGCAAAAGAAATCGGGGTTCGTGAGGCTAAGGCTTACAGCGTAGCCACTTTTTATGAAAACTTTTCTTTTGAACCAAAGGGAAAATATATCATAAAGGTCTGCGATGGAACTGCCTGTCATGTCCGCAAATCCATTCCTATTCTGGAAGCGCTCCAGAAAGAACTGGGACTCAGCAAGAAAAAACACACCACTGACGACATGCTCTTTACCGTGGAAACGGTATCCTGTCTTGGCGCCTGTGGACTTGCGCCTACCATGACAGTCAACAACGAAGTCTACCCATCTATGACGCCGGAAAAGGCGCTGGAATTAATTGCCAAGCTGCGAGGTGATAATGTATGA